In Candidatus Zixiibacteriota bacterium, the genomic window GCATTTCTCACGAGAGTGCCGCATGTCGAATATCGACTACCATCTGATCGACACGTCCGTGAGCTATGATCGTGCGCTGTTGGCGTATCTGAACAAGAGATCGAGACTGTACTGATGGCTGTTAAGAAGAATGATCCGCTGATCGGTGCACACATGTCGGCGTCGGGTGGCGTGCACAAGGCGATCGAGATGGCCGATGCTGTCGATTGCACCGCGCTTCAGATTTTTACGAAGAACAACAACCAGTGGCGTGCAAAGCCGCTGACCGATGATGATGTCGAGAAGTTCTTCAACGCACGAAAGGCCTCGCCAATACGGGCCTATGTCGGGCATGTCGGGTATTTGATTAATGTCGCATCCCCTAGGGATGAGATATATAAGAAGTCGGTCGATTCGCTCACGGAAGAAATCGAACGGGGGGATCGTCTCGGATTGTCGGATGTTGTCATGCATCCGGGAGCTCACTTGAAAGAGGGCGAAGAATATGCTATCAAGAAGATTGCAGATTCGCTGAACCGCATCATAGATTTAACTCCCGACATCACAACTCGATTTGCGCTCGAAACAACCGCCGGGCAGGGAACCAATGTCGGCTACAAATTCGAGCAGATCGCCGCGATGATAGACCTTGTAGAGAACAAAGCTCGTTTGTCGGTCTGCTTTGATACGTGTCACACATTCGCTGCAGGCTATGAGCTTCGCACGAAGAAGGATTGGGATGCGACTTTCAAGGCGTTCGATGATACAATCGGACTCGACTATCTCAAAGTGTTCCATGTAAATGACTCAAAGAGAGAGTTCGGATCGAGAGTCGACAGGCATGAGCAGCTCGGACAGGGGGAGCTTGGCCTTGAGCCATTCAAATTCCTGATGCAGGACAAGCGATTTGTCGACGTCCCCAAGATTCTCGAAACACCGAAGCTGGACGATCAAGAGGGTAACGACAGGCGCAATCTCGATATTCTCCGCAGTTTCGCGAAGTAGTCCTCTATTCTCAAAGAAATCATTTTGATTAATCGGTCTGACAGTGTACTATCTCCCATAGGCTTGCTGAAGAAGTGCCGGAACCGGCGAAGGTCGTCATCGCGAGGACCGAAGCGACGTGGCGATCTCGCAACGGCGCTGTCTGGAACCCCTTCCTGACAGCTCAATAATGCGGGCAGGAAAGGGTTCCCGCCCGCGCTGCGCCGGATGAACAGATTGCCACGCTGCGCTCGCAATGACGCGGTTTGAGGCTATTCGACGAGACGGTATGATTGTGCTATCCATTCAAAGCTAAAGGACATCTTCGATGATAATCGGCATAATCGGGCTTCCTCAATCGGGTAAGACCACACTGTTCAATGTGCTCTGCGGGACACATCAGGAGACAGGCGGCTACACTGCCAAAGGCGAAGTTCACCACGGTGTGGTCAAAGTTCCCGATGCGCGCCTGGGCGTTCTGGCTGAAATCTACAAGCCGAAAAAGATTACACACGCTGAAATAGAATGGATGGATGTCGCCGGTTTCACCGGAGATACGTCGGACCGTGCCCGAGTCGATACCGAAATTCCGAACGCCATTCGCGAGGCGTTCGCGATTGCCCATGTTGTCAGGGCATTCGATGATCCAAAGCTTCCGCATCCGGCTGGATCGGTCGATCCCGAGCGGGACATCAAAGCAGTCGAAGACGAACTGATCTTCTCAGACCTTGTCGGTGCAGAGAAGCGTCTTGAAAAAGTGGAGAGGCATCTGAAGGTTTCTCCCGATGATACCCTGCGCCGCGAGAAAGCGGTGTTGGAGAAATGCCTTGAGCAGTTGAATACTGAAAAGCCATTGCGCGAGGTCGAATTCACTCCCGACGAGCAGAAGGCAATCAAGGGATTCCAGTTTCTCAGTATCAAACCGGTGCTTATAATCCTCAACATCGGCGAGAATCGCCTGCCGGATCGTGCAGCCATACAGAAACAATTCGCACCATACGATGAAAAGCAGTGGTGTGCGGTCGAAGTGATCTCGGCGAAAGTCCAGAGCGAGCTTGCGGAACTCGATCCGGACGACCGCAAAGTATTCATGGATGATCTCGGAATCACCGGCTTTGCGCTGGATCGCATAGTTGGCAAGTCGTATGAATTGCTCGGATTGATATCATACTTGACCGGCGGTGACAAAGAGGTGCATGCCTGGACGATAAATCGCGGGACGACCGCTGTGAAGGCTGCCGGTGTGATACACAAAGACTTCGAGAAGGGCTTCATCAAAGCAGAAATAGTGGCGTACGACAAACTTGTCGAAGCCGGTTCCGAAGCTGAAGCCAAAAAACATGGCTGGATGCGCCTTGAAGGCAAAGAATACATCGTCAAAGATGGCGATGTGATATTCTTCCGGTTTAATGTGTAGACAATAGTGCGACCTTTGAGAGTTATGCGCCGTCGGGAATCCATTCCTGACGGTATTTAGCGAAAGTGGGGATCCACCATGGAATACTTTGAAAATATAGTCAAGCGCCTGCTTGAGCAGGAAGGATACTGGGTCCG contains:
- a CDS encoding deoxyribonuclease IV; translated protein: MAVKKNDPLIGAHMSASGGVHKAIEMADAVDCTALQIFTKNNNQWRAKPLTDDDVEKFFNARKASPIRAYVGHVGYLINVASPRDEIYKKSVDSLTEEIERGDRLGLSDVVMHPGAHLKEGEEYAIKKIADSLNRIIDLTPDITTRFALETTAGQGTNVGYKFEQIAAMIDLVENKARLSVCFDTCHTFAAGYELRTKKDWDATFKAFDDTIGLDYLKVFHVNDSKREFGSRVDRHEQLGQGELGLEPFKFLMQDKRFVDVPKILETPKLDDQEGNDRRNLDILRSFAK
- the ychF gene encoding redox-regulated ATPase YchF encodes the protein MIIGIIGLPQSGKTTLFNVLCGTHQETGGYTAKGEVHHGVVKVPDARLGVLAEIYKPKKITHAEIEWMDVAGFTGDTSDRARVDTEIPNAIREAFAIAHVVRAFDDPKLPHPAGSVDPERDIKAVEDELIFSDLVGAEKRLEKVERHLKVSPDDTLRREKAVLEKCLEQLNTEKPLREVEFTPDEQKAIKGFQFLSIKPVLIILNIGENRLPDRAAIQKQFAPYDEKQWCAVEVISAKVQSELAELDPDDRKVFMDDLGITGFALDRIVGKSYELLGLISYLTGGDKEVHAWTINRGTTAVKAAGVIHKDFEKGFIKAEIVAYDKLVEAGSEAEAKKHGWMRLEGKEYIVKDGDVIFFRFNV